The Bradysia coprophila strain Holo2 unplaced genomic scaffold, BU_Bcop_v1 contig_151, whole genome shotgun sequence genome contains a region encoding:
- the LOC119074317 gene encoding cilia- and flagella-associated protein 44 isoform X2, with product MDDNLSNLSNLSNLTDNSNDIIESASNYIFDEKILNFQHSFGYDSKRLSNLCLISDSVLVFASGNLIHFFDIDTKKIRTRKTENDGGIGYITKNPNPIYNHIIIAENGPAAAIYIYKFPEMEMVSKCQQDDTVEYSCLDFNPDGSMMVSQTGPPKFFITIWNWKSSSIILNTKSTKNVVFRVMFSLFDPYQLTTCGQGHIQFWKISETFSGLKLKSQIGRFGKTTISDISAIFAMGNGHVLSGSEWGNILVWEEGLIKFEVCRKDRSTCHASGITQIAYKNGDVMTVGLDGYVRIWFWETVNNADPPDTDPFVPIEPTYEFRIGDEESCCSLMSLVRINPHENWWYAQDGNGGIWKCDLSLVNSPSSSERLFRCHSGKIIGIGVCPYQPIIATLGEDGRLHFYDYESKELMMWKQFHSNGRCLIWLDTDVDPSGRILILGFADGVIRVVAADLDQTDIAEPVRLIQAIKPHKSDVSRISMNNGKTLLISGSTDRTIFIFQIRKELPNVTLEPVGFIATPSGVTAFSWKPQSFATALAGCEHGDILQFEITETDLLHSSETYQLNGIKMIQTKFKSVKSQINRDRQLRRIKQRKAGKRLMKVRKLKDLRRANPDVRIDEATFLEDSESEEEVEPLHIPKVGNPVLWIRYTTSDTIWMTVGEYDCGYVYEYDINNSDPLHCIELKRAVEMEVNSFLQINDFLIFGMSNGSLRIHKIHQDFRNLTNFIEINMHDRMNGIINHIALSRDSQFLFTVGNDSNIFSYKNNIPGTQRVSSRKSAPSTSMESFAMVEDITDPLSLTLEEQRIKHNIDKVNQIADVNKAKMKKIIADYKVEFLDIVRRNALLKASMQLDLKTVNLDDRITADIQKRLDEEMELVERRKAYEVEKCKLLTKKVKDFYISPLQELPIELHGIKTNTTLKSFRVMKIRDELTTQKNPFDRDVGKEGKDGTLHEPKTSLTTVTDEDGIMIFLNEFESRNSELKFELQMKRLWEKYCHRKMDEKNKSIEWTNMTAVMPDLDKNDPEDIRALKMAESQIGDYKLKRFSVYVRNIDNRTTTSAKFQEILNVRTEIDSIRRNFNRRAFELRNAKEKLVSYAQVKLGELGEIHLLLQPHARKTISVIPQMVDDKEFPQKVFDELENFDRINPEPQAEDSKAAEKKIDFSVILSRVLDFQEISSNEEKSSWERELTQLKQIELEFRQNQIIKDVDSRIDQFDADLNELKQTRLQTETDLKLLEIRLISLNQELCIVKDFERIENHLIDQVETGEREYANVVQTMDDLNQEIVAHNRKIRTNIELMASISQQFSGSVANNKYTKFLSKVFKRKPPKERKNGDDEEDEDSSEDSSDSSDDDDISLNSKTDIGALYFDENVCPKDCDRNLYDLTMKLRSRRQSLELSNRSSQTEIETIKKTLTTLAKKLTDHEKQLAVYNGDLMACMKEKQSMINDVNHLVILRSHQLQHFTTKSELFAVDKSIVFDVSVFNKLFARVGELELETIESQRKHRVNIIHLARMNTDCRYMEGHICELNRDLQQAMVKKFGMSVNLDELQETILNRFAFMIRSNFEDIKKEYAKKADELKSVLSDKKTELQQHVLQVIEKLNILAVLEEDRNYINNVLQSQQKTEKLRSTRPPVNVKQDVAKLQEISQQQLQTIADLEKEIYTLRLKAKPFGTPNNDNPFANNINLHIDGYDDCNTKSSTSTTGMNNKLIISHLVANFFGCKSTTKEPRHAQSDIDHISQFLYDSIQSLNFDEMEQSIAALVESFQKRLPRNWYDKCSATQIALFIQDVFRKVHLHSYDDQTDFEPEELLYGIVQDVKDSISPTHPDYGQKFYTELFTNLLHNMRIEDLLNSDVLSVLMSILLQHVGTISVSGEMEKRIFSALTDSLLVASNDNVDVAALKQLTDYVFNAMRNKRR from the exons ATGGACGACAATTTGAGTAATTTGAGCAATTTGAGTAATTTAACTGATAATTCGAATGACATAATTGAAAGCGCTTCAAACTACATCTTtgatgagaaaattttgaactttCA ACATTCGTTCGGTTATGACAGCAAACGCTTGTCAAATCTTTGTTTAATATCCGACAGCGTACTGGTCTTTGCTTCAGGCAATCTAATTCATTTCTTTGACATCGATACGAAGAAAATTCGGACACGGAAAACCGAAAATGACGGCGGAATCGGATACATTACG AAAAATCCCAACCCAATCTACAATCACATAATCATCGCGGAAAATGGTCCCGCAGCGGCTATCTACATCTATAAATTTCCCGAAATGGAAATGGTTTCGAAATGCCAGCAAGACGATACGGTTGAATATTCGTGTCTCGATTTTAATCCAGACGGAAGCATGATGGTCTCACAGACAGGCCCGCCGAAATTTTTTATCACAATTTGGAATTGGAAATCGTCGTCGATCATACTGAACACCAAATCCACCAAAAATGTCGTTTTTCGAGTCATGTTTTCGCTGTTCGATCCGTACCAGTTAACCACCTGCGGTCAAGGTCACattcaattttggaaaatatcgGAAACATTTTCCGGCCTGAAGCTGAAGAGCCAGATCGGACGTTTTGGTAAAACGACAATCAGCGACATATCGGCTATTTTTGCAATGGGGAACGGGCATGTGTTGTCCGGCAGTGAATGGGGCAATATTTTGGTGTGGGAAGAGGGACTGATCAAGTTCGAAGTTTGTCGCAAAGATCGAAGCACTTGTCATGCGAGTGGAATTACACAGATTGCATATAAGAATGGGGATGTCATGACAGTTGGATTAGATGGTTATGTGCGGATATGGTTTTGGGAAACTGTGAACAATGCTGATCCGCCAGACACGGATCCTTTTGTTCCAATCGAACCTACCTACGAG TTTCGAATCGGCGACGAAGAAAGTTGTTGCTCCTTGATGTCCTTGGTCCGAATAAATCCTCACGAAAATTGGTGGTATGCTCAAGATGGTAACGGCGGTATATGGAAATGTGACCTGAGTCTGGTAAATAGTCCAAGCTCTTCCGAAAGACTATTTCGCTGTCATTCGGGAAAAATCATTGGAATCGGAGTGTGTCCGTACCAGCCAATCATTGCAACATTGGGTGAAGATGGTCGATTGCACTTCTATGACTACGAATCGAAAGAATTGATGATGTGGAAGCAATTCCATTCGAATGGAAGATGTCTCATTTGGCTGGACACGGAT GTTGACCCGAGTGGACGAATTTTGATTCTGGGCTTTGCTGATGGTGTTATACGAGTTGTGGCAGCAGATCTTGACCAAACAGATATCGCCGAGCCTGTTCGTCTGATTCAAGCCATTAAACCCCATAAAAGTGACGTCAGCAGAATATCGATGAATAACGGGAAAACTCTGCTCATTTCCGGTTCGACTGACCGAACCATTTTCATCTTCCAAATTCGAAAAGAGCTTCCCAATGTTACGCTAGAACCGGTCGGTTTCATCGCTACGCCATCAGGGGTGACGGCATTCAGTTGGAAGCCTCAATCG TTCGCTACTGCTCTGGCAGGATGTGAACATGGCGACATTTTACAATTCGAAATCACCGAAACGGATCTACTCCACTCGAGTGAAACGTATCAGTTGAATGGGATCAAGATGATTCAAACGAAATTCAAGTCGGTCAAGTCGCAAATCAACCGGGATCGTCAGTTGAGGCGAATTAAGCAGCGCAAAGCCGGAAAGCGATTAATGAAAGTCAGAAAGCTGAAAGATCTACGTCGAGCGAATCCGGATGTTCGCATAGACGAGGCGACATTTTTGG AGGATTCCGAGTCCGAGGAAGAAGTGGAACCACTGCATATTCCGAAGGTCGGCAACCCCGTACTGTGGATTCGCTATACGACTTCAGATACGATTTGGATGACTGTCGGGGAATACGATTGTGGATACGTCTACGAGTACGACATCAACAACAGCGATCCGCTGCACTGCATCGAACTGAAGCGTGCGGTCGAGATGGAAGTGAATAGTTTCCTGCAAAT CAATGACTTCCTAATCTTCGGAATGAGTAACGGATCGTTACGCATCCACAAAATCCATCAAGATTTTCGAAATCTTACCAATTTCATCGAGATTAATATGCACGACCGAATGAATGGCATAATCAATCATATCGCTCTGTCGCGCGACTCACAATTCCTATTCACGGTCGGAAATGACAGCAACATTTTCAGTTACAAGAACAATATTCCCGGGACGCAGAGAGTATCCAGCCGAAAATCAGCTCCCTCCACATCAATGGAGTCGTTCGCAATGGTCGAAGATATTACGGATCCGCTGAGTCTTACATTGGAAGAGCAACGGATCAAGCACAATATCGACAAAGTCAATCAAATCGCCGATGTCAACAAGgcgaaaatgaagaaaattatcGCCGACTACAAAGTGGAGTTTCTCGACATTGTGCGACGCAATGCCTTACTCAAAGCATCGATGCAATTGGACCTGAAAACGGTGAATTTAGACGATCGCATAACGGCTGACATTCAGAAGCGATTGGACGAAGAAATGGAATTGGTGGAACGACGGAAAGCCTACGAAGTGGAGAAGTGTAAGCTGCTGACGAAGAAAGTTAAGGACTTCTATATCAGCCCGTTGCAGGAATTGCCCATTGAACTACATGGAATTAA AACAAATACGACCCTGAAGAGTTTCCGGGTCATGAAAATCCGTGATGAACTGACCACTCAAAAGAATCCATTCGATAGAGATGTGGGAAAGGAGGGAAAAGACGG GACACTTCACGAACCGAAAACGTCTCTCACAACCGTAACTGACGAGGATGGCATAATGATCTTTTTGAATGAGTTCGAGAGCCGCAATAGTGAGCTCAAATTTGAATTGCAAATGAAGCGACTTTGGGAGAAATATTGTCACCGGAAAATGGACGAGAAGAACAAGAGCATAGAG TGGACAAATATGACGGCAGTTATGCCCGATCTGGACAAAAACGATCCAGAAGATATCCGTGCACTCAAAATGGCCGAATCACAAATCGGCGACTATAAGCTCAAAAGATTTTCGGTCTACGTTCGCAACATCGATAACCGGACAACGACAAGCGCTAAATTCCAGGAGATTTTAAATGTTCGCACAGAAATCGATTCTATCCGACGGAACTTTAATCGACGCGCATTCGAATTGAGAAACGCAAAAGAGAAATTGGTTTCGTATGcacaagtcaagttgggcgaGCTTGGTGAGATTCATTTGTTGCTGCAGCCGCACGCGAGAAAAACCATTTCGGTCATTCCGCAAATGGTGGACGATAAGGAGTTTCCGCAGAAAGTTTTCGAT GAACTGGAAAACTTTGACAGAATCAATCCCGAACCACAGGCCGAGGACTCAAAGGCTgctgaaaagaaaatcgatttttcagtcATACTCTCACGCGTACTCGATTTCCAAGAGATTTCGTCCAATGAAG aaaaaagCTCTTGGGAGCGAGAGCTGACGCAGCTCAAACAAATCGAGTTAGAATTCCGTCAAAATCAGATCATCAAAGACGTTGATTCTCGCATCGACCAATTCGATGCGGATCTGAACGAACTGAAACAGACCCGGCTGCAAACCGAAACCGACCtgaaattgttggaaattcGACTTATTTCGCTGAATCAGGAGCTGTGTATCGTTAAAGACTTTGAGCGAATCGAAAACCATCTCATCGATCAGGTGGAAACCGGTGAACGTGAGTATGCCAACGTCGTGCAGACAATGGACGATTTGAATCAGGAAATTGTGGCGCACAATCGGAAAATCAGAACTAACATCGAGCTGATGGCCAGCATAAGTCAACAGTTCAGTGGCAGCGTGGCCAACAACAAGTACACGAAATTTTTGTCCAAAGTTTTTAAGAGAAAACCGCCAAAGGAGAGGAAGAATGGAGATGACGAAGAGGATGAAG ATTCGTCGGAAGATTCATCGGACTCATCGGATGACGATGACATCAGTTTAAATTCGAAAACCGACATCGGTGCATTGTACTTTGACGAGAATGTTTGTCCCAAGGATTGTGACCGAAATCTGTATGATCTCACCATGAAGTTACGTTCGCGACGGCAGAGCCTTGAATTGAGTAACCGGTCCTCGCAGACCGAAATCGAAACCATTAAGAAAACTCTGACGACTTTGGCCAAAAAACTGACGGACCATGAGAAGCAGTTGGCTGTGTACAATGGTGACCTGATGGCGTGTATG AAAGAGAAACAGAGCATGATCAACGATGTGAACCACTTGGTGATACTGAGATCACATCAACTGCAACACTTTACCACCAAATCAGAACTGTTTGCCGTTGATAAGAGCATCGTTTTCGACGTTTccgttttcaataaattgtttgcCAGGGTCGGCGAATTGGAACTGGAGACAATTGAGTCGCAGCGGAAGCACAG AGTCAATATCATACACTTGGCTCGCATGAACACCGACTGCCGTTACATGGAAGGGCATATATGCGAGCTGAACAGGGACCTGCAACAGGCGATGGTTAAGAAATTCGGGATGTCAGTGAATTTGGACGAATTGCAAGAGACCATACTGAATCGGTTCGCGTTCATGATTCGATCGAATTTCGAAGATATCAAAAAGGAATATGCCAAGAAGGCGGATGAACTGAAG AGCGTTCTGTCAGACAAAAAAACGGAACTACAGCAGCACGTTCTGCAAGTGATCGAAAAACTGAACATTCTGGCTGTTCTGGAAGAAGACCGAAATTACATCAACAATGTACTGCAGTCACAACAAAAGACAGAGAAACTTCGGTCCACAAGACCGCCAGTGAATGTGAAACAAGACGTAGCCAAACTGCAAGAGATTTCACAGCAGCAATTGCAAACTATTGCG GACTTGGAAAAGGAAATCTACACGCTACGACTGAAAGCGAAACCTTTCGGCActccgaacaacgacaatccGTTTGCGAACAATATCAATCTTCACATCGATGGATACGATGACTGCAACACCAAGTCAAGTACTAGCACAACCGGAATGAACAATAAACTGATCATTTCCCATCTCGTGGCCAATTTCTTCGGATGCAAAAGCACCACCAAAGAACCGAGACATGCCCAAAGCGACATTGATCACATAAGCCAATTTCTATACGACTCCATCCAAAGCCTCAATTTCGACGAAATGGAGCAGAGTATTGCGGCTCTAGTGGAAAGTTTCCAGAAACGTTTGCCACGCAACTGGTACGACAAGTGTTCGGCCACCCAAATTGCCCTGTTCATTCAGGACGTCTTTCGGAAGGTACATTTGCATTCGTACGACGATCAAACCGATTTCGAGCCGGAGGAATTGCTTTACGGCATCGTTCAGGACGTTAAGGACTCCATCTCACCGACTCATCCGGATTACGGACAGAAATTCTACACGGAATTGTTTACGAATCTGTTGCACAATATGCGCATCGAAGATCTGCTGAACAGTGACGTTCTGAGCGTGTTGATGTCCATTCTGTTGCAGCACGTGGGAACGATTAGTGTGTCCGGCGAAATGGAGAAACGAATTTTCTCGGCGTTGACGGATAGTTTGTTGGTGGCGTCGAACGATAATGTCGATGTTGCGGCGCTGAAACAATTGACCGATTACGTGTTCAATGCGATGAGAAATAAAAGAAGATAA